The genome window ACTGGTGCGGCCAGGTCTTTGGGAGACCTTGAGCAGGCAGGGGATGGTCCCAATCCTTGAGCTTCTTGAAGCTGCAGCTTTGGTTGATTGTGCTGGGAGCACAAGAAGTCATTTTGATGCCATCACGGAGCATGAGTCTCCTGCCCTggtgtgggctcctctctggCTCAGCACCACGATGGGTTTGTGTCACCTTACTTGGCTTGGTGTCACCAAGCTTTGCTGCAGAATTACCTGTGGAAGCTCCATGtggaggaggagctgaagggAAGAACTGtcctgggcagtgcagggtgTAGGAGAAGGCCTTCTTCATACCTGCTTGCTCTCTGGGCAGTGTCTGCCTCTCCACTGCCTGCTTTGTGAGATCTTGGAAAGGGTCTCACTGGAACACGCCACattttgggctggaaagggctgcagagctcccctcaagagctgtctctgaggccttGTGCACAGGGGATCCACAGGGAATGGGCAGCTGCTTTCTTTGCCAAAATCTACGCTCTGGCTTCTTCATTGCAGGTGCTGTATCACCAACCTTGTCAGATAGCCTGGAGGGATCCCTGGACAACCCCTGGAACAGGATGCCCTCATTGTCTTTGACCCCCAGCTCTTCAGATGGTGAGTCCCCATGTCCCAGGGCATCCAGCCTGCCTTCCTGGCAGGAGACAGCTCCTCTCTTCTCAATGGGTGTAGCTCACCCTGGATGTTGGCTTGATTTCCTCTGGCCATAAGACAGTGCTGTGGTGTTCACACAGCCTGGACCTGCATCCTTCCAGCCCTGACACTCttcctgtgtgccagggcaggtcCCACCACCAGCCCTCTGCTCAAATTGATGGTGCTTTTCCTCTTACTAGAGAAGACCTTTCAATCTGACCCTCCCCTGAAGACCCAGAAAGATGTGGCTGCTGACAGCAACACCACTGACTTGTTGGAATTGTGTAGCCAGAGCTCTCCCGAGGGCTCACCCCAGGGAgatccagcacagccctcctctccctccctgctctgctgctacAGCAATCCCAGTCTGGCAGAGATCAGCACCAGTGAGGCAGCatcagctgcagaggcagcctgggatGCCCTGTATGCTGATCAAAgcctgcagggatccaggggctctCAGCCCACCCTGCCCACTCTTTCTCCAGTTTTCTCAGTCTTGCCCAGCAGTAGCTTGCAATTGCCATCTAGCAGGATTCCTCACAGGGAGCAGGCCTGCTCCAGTGGCACAGCTTCCTCTACAGAAGCGTTGAAGCCTGGACTGGCTCACGCCAGGACAAAGGGAGGAGAGACTGTGGGTGCCAAGAGGAAGCTGGTGGAGGAAGATGAGCAGGCccccagtgagcagcagcatctcccaggcACCTCGAAGTGCAGGGGGAGAGGCACACACAAGAGTTTGGTGCTCAAGAGCTCAGAGGGTGcaaagaagagcagaaaggagACAGGACCGGAGCATAGAAAGGAGcttgaggaggaagaggaagaggagaaggaggaagagcaaGCATCCCCTGCAAGAGCTGGGCCCAGCTCCAGGCCGGAGCAGTGCAGCGCTCCGGAGCCGGTAAATACAAAGCAGCTGGTGAGGTCCcctgagggctgggggtgcctggggAAGActctctgtgcccacagcactGGTGTTCATCCCCAGGATCTTTCCTCATCAGGCTGGTGGGGATGGGAAGTTGAATGCAGGTATCAGTGTAGATGGTGGAGGATCTGGGCACCCAGAGGGAATCATGTAATCacttaggctggaaaagaactCCTGACTTGGAAGTCTAACCATTCCcaagcactgccaagcccaccactgaACCATAGCCCCCGCTGCCATATCCACAGGTCTTTAaatccttccagggatggtgaagATGTGGTTGAGCCTGAGTTAAACAGTTGGGTAGGAACAAACAATTGCTGGAACATCTGAGCTATCTGGGTAAAAGAAGATCAGAAGAACAGAAGGAGAGGCACCTCAATCCTAGGTGTTTTCCTGGGGTTATTGGACTCTCAGGCTGTATGGGGCTGCACTCTGGGTGCTGTGGCTAGAGCAGACCCATCTCACCTTCCCCTTTGCTTTTGTAGTTCGTGGAGAGACCACCCCAGTACCAGTACGAGGCACCGAGCCCcgagctctgccagcaggtaCAATCTATCAGGTCAGTGCCATATTAGCCATAGATTTGTGGCTGTCCCTTGTTCCTGCAGTGGGACTCACATACCTATAGTGAGCCCCCAACCTCTGCCCTACCCCTTgtcaccagctgctgccccagtgGTATGTCTACAGCTGGGTTTCTTCTCACCCTGGCTCTTCCTGTCTGGTTTCTCAGGATCTCAAAGGCAATGCTGAAGTGGGCATGCTGGATGCTGACTGAGGAGGAGGACTCCTGAGCCCAGCCCATCTCTCATTCCTTTGTTTCTTCAGTGGGTCTGTCAGAACACTGGAAAG of Serinus canaria isolate serCan28SL12 chromosome 11, serCan2020, whole genome shotgun sequence contains these proteins:
- the LOC103816687 gene encoding uncharacterized protein LOC103816687 isoform X3: MAAAAAPPGGASPGLAAGERLVCVDKNVASPKLYVLEPWIADLLVNYEQVDEHENFLAGQVVRVLSDCSAAGQPGLLQDAVVQVSDGSCYIRVVITAEALQAEENAHLQLRLSSLNCRIIVLQKYTVCFQDEARLEDCEFYLTAQQFIVLPMQRQRMESSDGNQDPSVLKKIKELWLRNLAVRNAPSSEPSVSQLIDAIGQNQLEILKENAEECLDLWKSKEKPVTVEDEVPITQWEAERKKEQGEDVFMVPVSALVIPPEEEEAVVCDSSEAVSAGYTDTSQVAPGKSSDDRTVPGDLSVVSQISCAVSPTLSDSLEGSLDNPWNRMPSLSLTPSSSDEKTFQSDPPLKTQKDVAADSNTTDLLELCSQSSPEGSPQGDPAQPSSPSLLCCYSNPSLAEISTSEAASAAEAAWDALYADQSLQGSRGSQPTLPTLSPVFSVLPSSSLQLPSSRIPHREQACSSGTASSTEALKPGLAHARTKGGETVGAKRKLVEEDEQAPSEQQHLPGTSKCRGRGTHKSLVLKSSEGAKKSRKETGPEHRKELEEEEEEEKEEEQASPARAGPSSRPEQCSAPEPFVERPPQYQYEAPSPELCQQVQSIRISKAMLKWACWMLTEEEDS